From a single Botrytis cinerea B05.10 chromosome 4, complete sequence genomic region:
- the Bcsgn1 gene encoding Bcsgn1, which yields MADTEPKLQDQVMAGEDDNNDEEEISAMKRRVAEMEEEAAKLREMQATLDQQSTDLREDKEDIDSRSIFVGNVDYSASPEDIQAHFQSCGSINRVTILLDKFTGHPKGYAYVEFVEPSLVAQALVLNESVFKGRNLKVVPKRTNVPGMQRGRGGRGGGRGRGGFFGGGRGGGYSPRGGYRGGYRGNRGRGFTPY from the exons ATGGCAGACACCGAACCAAAGCTTCAAGACCAGGTTATGGCTGGCGAGGATGATAACAATGACGAG GAAGAGATTTCGGCCATGAAGCGCCGTGTTGCAgagatggaggaagaagctgCCAAGCTTAGAGAAATGCAGGCAACTCTCGATCAACAAAGCACTGATCTCAGAGAAGACAAGGAGGATATCGATAGTCGCAGTATCTTTGTCGGAAACGTCGATTACTCTGCTTCCCCAGAAGACATTCAAGCTCACTTCCAAAGCTGCGGATCTATTAACCGTGTAACTATCTTGCTTGACAAGTTTACCGGTCATCCTAAGGG GTATGCGTATGTAGAGTTTGTTGAGCCAAGTCTTGTCGCACAAGCTTTGGTTCTCAATGAGAGTGTGTTCAAGGGTCGCAACCTTAAG GTTGTCCCCAAACGTACCAATGTCCCCGGAATGCAGCGTGGTCGTGGTGGACGAGGAGGCGGCAGAGGTCGTGGCGGCTTCTTCGGTGGTGGACGTGGTGGCGGTTATTCTCCTCGTGGAGGTTACCGTGGAGGTTACAGAGGCAACCGTGGCAGAGGTTTCACGCCATATTAA
- the Bcrsp5 gene encoding Bcrsp5: MASSSRMDSSLPAQPNLRLTIIAADGLYKRDVFRFPDPFAVATLSGEQTKTTTVIKRTLNPYWNEIFDLRANEDSILAVQIFDQKKFKKKDQGFLGVINVRVGDVIDFSSPQDQMLTRDLKKSTDNLVVHGKLIISLSTNLDTPPRGGSLAPPTNGHSTSSNRPSIHTPTGSVSGFSNPTSSPASHTPQPQGVVMANGALSNGPTPGHAPAAGSGGSNAPSASAGAGHRNGLSSFEDAQGRLPAGWERREDNLGRTYYVDHNTRSTSWNRPSASGTTETRQDERNANTQVERQRHQNRTLPEDRTGANSPNLAQQQASSTASTAAATTMMATGATTAGTGELPPLWEQRHTPEGRPYFVDHNTRTTTWVDPRRQQYIRMYGGQNANNTIQQQPVSQLGPLPSGWEMRLTNTARVYFVDHNTKTTTWDDPRLPSSLDQNVPQYKRDFRRKLIYFRSQPALRILSGQCHVKIRRSHIFEDSYAEIMRQSATDLKKRLMIKFDGEDGLDYGGLSREFFFLLSHEMFNPFYCLFEYSAHDNYTLQINPHSGINPEHLNYFKFIGRVVGLAIFHRRFLDAFFIGALYKMMLNKAVSLQDMEGVDADFHRSLQWMLDNPIEGVLDQTFSTEDERFGVTNVEDLKPGGRDIEVTDENKKEYVDLMVKWRIQKRIDEQFQAFITGFHELIPAELVNVFDERELELLIGGIAEIDVDDWKKHTDYRGYTESDEVIKFFWQTIRSWDGEQKSRLLQFATGTSRIPVNGFKDLQGSDGPRRFTIEKQGEPNNLPKSHTCFNRLDLPPYKNLEQLQTKLTMAVEETMGFGQE, from the exons ATGGCCAGCAGTAGTAGAATGGACTCCAGCCTTCCAGC GCAGCCCAACCTGCGGTTAACTA TAATTGCTGCCGACGGCTTGTACAAGCGTGATGTTTTCA GATTTCCGGACCCTTTTGCAGTTGCGACGTTGAGTGGCGAGCAGACGAAAACGACCACTGTTATTAAAAGGACTCTGAACCCATACTGGAACGAAATCTTCGACCT GCGTGCGAATGAAGACAGTATATTGGCAGTACAGATATTTGATCAGAAAAagttcaagaagaaggacCAAGGGTTCTTGGGGGTAATAAATGTTCGTGTTGGAGATGTCATCGACTTTTCTTCGCCCCAAGATC AAATGCTCACCCGAGACCTGAAGAAATCGACGGACAATCTTGTGGTACATGGAAAACTTATTATAAGCCTTTCCACAAATCTAGATACCCCTCCAAGAGGAGGTAGCCTCGCCCCGCCCACGAACGGCCATTCAACCTCAAGCAACCGACCTTCGATCCACACTCCAACTGGCTCCGTTTCTGGTTTCTCAAACCCTACTTCTTCGCCTGCTTCTCATACCCCTCAACCACAAGGAGTGGTTATGGCTAACGGAGCTCTCTCCAATGGACCAACCCCAGGCCATGCACCCGCTGCAGGCAGCGGCGGAAGCAACGCACCTTCAGCCAGCGCAGGGGCAGGACATCGAAACGGTTTGAGCTCATTCGAGGACGCTCAGGGTAGATTGCCAGCTGGATGGGAAAGGCGGGAAGACAACTTGGGACGAACCTATTATGTCGACCACAACACAAGATCTACAAGCTGGAACCGACCATCTGCATCAGGGACGACCGAGACAAGGCAGGACGAAAGAAATGCTAACACTCAAGTGGAGCGTCAACGACATCAGAACCGAACTCTACCCGAAGATCGCACCGGTGCCAATTCGCCAAATTTGGCACAGCAACAAGCTAGCAGTACTGCTAGCACCGCTGCTGCGACTACGATGATGGCTACTGGAGCCACGACTGCAGGAACCGGAGAGCTTCCACCACTCTGGGAACAGAGACATACTCCCGAGGGTCGTCCTTATTTCGTGGATCACAACACCCGAACCACAACTTGGGTAGACCCCAGGCGTCAACAATATATCCGCATGTATGGCGGTCAAAATGCCAACAATACcattcaacaacaaccaGTTTCACAACTTGGTCCTCTGCCAAGTGGCTGGGAAATGAGACTCACAAATACTGCAAGAGTCTACTTTGTGGATCACAACACCAAAACCACTACCTGGGATGACCCTCGACTGCCCTCTTCGCTGGATCAGAACGTACCGCAATACAAACGCGATTTCAGAAGAAAGCTTATCTACTTCCGTTCACAACCAGCCTTGCGGATTCTCTCCGGACAATGCCATGTCAAGATCCGAAGATCACATATTTTCGAGGATTCTTACGCTGAAATTATGCGTCAATCCGCCACCGATTTAAAGAAACGTCTTATGATTaaatttgatggagaagatggtcTCGATTATGGTGGATTATCGagagaattctttttccttctttctcatgaAATGTTCAACCCCTTCTATTGTTTATTCGAATACTCTGCTCACGACAACTATACTCTCCAAATCAACCCCCACTCCGGAATTAACCCAGAACATCTCAACTACTTCAAATTCATTGGTAGAGTGGTTGGTTTGGCCATCTTCCATCGCCGATTCTTGGATGCATTTTTCATTGGTGCCCTGTACAAAATGATGCTTAACAAAGCAGTCTCCCTTCAAGATATGGAGGGAGTGGATGCCGATTTCCATCGAAGTCTTCAATGGATGTTGGATAATCCAATTGAAGGTGTTCTAGACCAGACATTCTCGACAGAAGATGAGCGATTTGGTGTTACAAATGTCGAGGACCTTAAACCAGGTGgaagagatattgaagtcacagatgaaaacaaaaaagagTATGTTGATTTGATGGTCAAGTGGAGGATTCAAAAACGAATTGATGAGCAATTCCAAGCTTTCATCACTGGTTTCCATGAGCTTATTCCAGCCGAACTTGTTAACGTCTTTGACGAAAGAGAGCTTGAGTTGCTGATTGGTGGTATTGCGGAAATTGATGTTGACGACTGGAAGAAGCATACGGACTATAGAGGATACACAGAATCTGATGAGGTCATTAAATTCTTTTGGCAAACGATCCGCAGCTGGGATGGAGAACAGAAATCCCGACTTCTTCAATTTGCTACTGGTACTTCTCGTATACCCGTCAACGGATTTAAAGATCTTCAAGGTAGTGACGGGCCGAGAAGATTCACCATTGAAAAGCAAGGAGAGCCGAATAATTTACCAAAATCTCACACCTG TTTCAACCGACTGGATCTTCCACCATACAAGAACCTTGAACAGTTGCAAACTAAATTGACGATGGCAGTAGAAGAGACAATGGGATTTGGACAGGAGTGA